A DNA window from Agarivorans sp. TSD2052 contains the following coding sequences:
- the gcvT gene encoding glycine cleavage system aminomethyltransferase GcvT — protein MTQQTVLHQAHLDAGAKLVDFHGWEMPINYGSQIEEHHAVRQAAGMFDVSHMTIVDVQGEQAQAFLRKLLANDVAKLTVKGKALYGGMLNHDGGVIDDLITYYFSETEYRLVVNSATREKDLAWINQQSSAYQVEIIERPELAMIAVQGPKAKTLTAAVLDNDQNLAIEGMKPFFGVQAGDLFIATTGYTGEQGYEIVVPQDKAVELWKALEAQGVQPCGLGARDTLRLEAGMNLYGQDMDETISPLAANMGWTIAWAPEDRDFIGRQALAAQKAEGTDKLVGLIMETKGVMRAGQAVTVVNEFGEALPGIVTSGTFSPTLGQSIALARIADCDVDEALVEMRKKQVKVKVVKPVFVRNGAKV, from the coding sequence ATGACACAGCAAACGGTACTTCATCAAGCACACTTAGATGCAGGCGCAAAATTAGTTGATTTTCACGGCTGGGAAATGCCGATCAACTATGGTTCTCAAATCGAAGAACACCACGCGGTTCGTCAAGCGGCTGGCATGTTTGATGTATCCCACATGACCATTGTTGATGTGCAGGGCGAACAAGCCCAAGCCTTCCTGCGTAAGCTGCTGGCGAACGATGTAGCCAAGCTAACAGTTAAAGGCAAAGCGCTATATGGCGGTATGCTTAACCATGACGGTGGCGTAATCGATGATTTGATTACCTACTATTTTAGCGAAACCGAATATCGCTTAGTGGTTAACTCGGCCACCCGCGAAAAAGATCTAGCTTGGATCAATCAACAATCCAGTGCTTATCAGGTAGAAATTATAGAGCGCCCAGAGCTGGCGATGATCGCCGTGCAAGGCCCTAAAGCTAAAACCCTCACTGCTGCGGTATTAGATAACGATCAAAATCTTGCTATTGAAGGTATGAAGCCGTTTTTTGGGGTGCAAGCGGGTGATTTATTTATCGCCACTACCGGTTACACCGGTGAGCAAGGCTACGAGATTGTAGTGCCGCAAGATAAAGCGGTTGAATTATGGAAAGCCCTAGAAGCGCAAGGCGTACAACCTTGCGGCTTGGGCGCGCGCGATACCCTACGCTTAGAAGCCGGCATGAACCTTTATGGCCAAGATATGGACGAAACCATATCACCATTAGCGGCTAACATGGGCTGGACCATTGCATGGGCCCCAGAAGACCGTGACTTTATTGGCCGCCAAGCCCTAGCAGCACAAAAAGCCGAAGGCACCGACAAGCTGGTGGGCTTAATCATGGAAACCAAAGGCGTAATGCGTGCAGGCCAAGCGGTTACGGTAGTGAATGAGTTTGGCGAGGCCCTTCCTGGCATCGTTACTAGCGGCACTTTTTCTCCCACTTTAGGCCAAAGTATTGCCCTTGCTCGCATCGCTGATTGCGACGTAGATGAAGCCTTAGTGGAAATGCGCAAAAAACAGGTTAAAGTGAAAGTAGTAAAACCTGTTTTTGTGCGTAATGGCGCCAAAGTGTAA
- the gcvH gene encoding glycine cleavage system protein GcvH: MANIPAELRYASTHEWVRSEGDGVYTVGISEHAQELLGDMVFIDLPDVGDDIDAGDDCAVAESVKAASDIYAPLSGEVLEINEDLEDSPELVNSDAYGDGWMFKVKVSDETEVENLLSAEDYSATIEEDE, from the coding sequence ATGGCTAATATCCCTGCCGAACTGCGTTATGCCAGTACTCATGAATGGGTACGCTCTGAAGGCGACGGCGTTTACACCGTTGGCATTAGTGAACATGCTCAAGAGCTATTGGGTGATATGGTGTTTATTGATCTGCCAGACGTTGGTGACGACATCGATGCCGGTGATGATTGCGCAGTAGCTGAATCAGTGAAAGCGGCTTCAGACATCTACGCTCCTTTAAGTGGCGAAGTGTTAGAAATTAACGAAGACTTAGAAGATTCGCCAGAGCTAGTAAACAGCGATGCTTACGGCGACGGCTGGATGTTCAAAGTTAAAGTGAGCGACGAAACAGAAGTAGAAAACCTGCTGTCTGCCGAAGACTACTCCGCTACCATCGAAG
- a CDS encoding efflux RND transporter periplasmic adaptor subunit, with product MLIPTQYQIALVVLVSTFISGCDLSANAAATPIVKPRPVKLIDIDQSVPSLERTFPAKIFASQQAELAFRISGELVKLDLIEGQKVARGQILTQLDKRDAANALLNAEANFELAQADFARIQTLLKRKLISPADFDSASATLKSAEATLRSSKDQLSYTTIYAPFSGVVAKVHTDNYQMVQPHQAIVTLQNTKVFELKIQLPESMLLSLQNDASLEDVDAFAQLNNQALKLTYKEHSNLAAEGTQTYEMTFHLTPPEQLHLLPGMSTSVVIKLPSAHSKQTPIAILPLTAIVRDSNIEATNGTPIASVWVYQASSQSLQLTPISLGRIHANGVEVLSGLDKGDRVVASGVNSLTGNELIKPLHWARGV from the coding sequence ATGCTTATTCCCACTCAATATCAGATTGCACTCGTAGTGCTTGTATCAACATTCATCTCTGGATGTGACTTGTCGGCCAACGCCGCTGCCACTCCAATAGTGAAACCTAGACCGGTTAAGTTGATCGATATTGATCAATCTGTACCGTCTCTAGAGCGGACGTTTCCGGCTAAAATTTTTGCTAGTCAGCAGGCCGAACTCGCCTTTCGCATTAGCGGAGAGCTGGTGAAACTCGATTTGATTGAAGGGCAAAAAGTCGCGCGTGGACAAATTCTTACTCAGCTAGATAAACGCGATGCTGCAAACGCACTGTTAAATGCCGAAGCGAATTTTGAACTGGCTCAAGCAGACTTTGCTCGTATCCAAACGTTATTAAAGCGTAAGCTCATTTCCCCAGCCGATTTTGACAGCGCTAGCGCCACCTTAAAGTCGGCAGAGGCCACCTTACGCAGTAGCAAAGATCAATTGAGCTACACCACTATTTACGCGCCCTTTTCTGGTGTTGTAGCAAAGGTGCATACCGACAATTACCAAATGGTTCAGCCCCATCAAGCGATTGTGACCTTACAAAATACCAAGGTTTTCGAGCTAAAAATTCAACTGCCAGAATCTATGCTTTTGAGTTTGCAAAATGACGCTTCTCTCGAGGATGTGGACGCTTTTGCTCAATTGAATAACCAAGCCTTAAAACTCACTTATAAAGAACATAGCAATCTTGCCGCCGAGGGAACCCAAACCTACGAGATGACGTTTCATTTAACGCCGCCTGAGCAATTACACTTGCTACCGGGTATGAGTACATCGGTGGTTATTAAGCTGCCGTCAGCCCATTCAAAGCAAACACCTATTGCCATACTGCCGCTTACCGCCATTGTTCGAGATAGCAACATCGAGGCCACCAACGGTACGCCAATAGCCAGTGTTTGGGTATATCAAGCAAGCTCACAATCTCTGCAACTTACTCCCATTTCTTTGGGTAGGATTCATGCTAACGGAGTGGAAGTATTATCAGGCTTAGATAAAGGCGATAGGGTTGTAGCTAGCGGCGTTAATTCTCTCACCGGTAACGAACTGATCAAGCCGCTACATTGGGCGCGAGGAGTTTAA
- a CDS encoding acyloxyacyl hydrolase, translating into MSNNNSLLKTKTGFQKMRPLVASLSFVALSLPVVAGQLNIGLGYGPQVGANVDRQNNAVFDINYTFLQQRFGETKRWEILLGAGYSRLTTDVDVNSKVDVYSVLPTVRYYLDSREGFDPYLGFTAGPSIMSSNKLGYQEQGSTFLFNDFITFGAYFGENRDWELSFSWRHLSNADLLPPNPGFDVPFSVSVGRRF; encoded by the coding sequence ATGAGTAACAACAACTCGCTATTGAAAACAAAAACCGGCTTCCAAAAAATGAGACCGTTAGTGGCGAGTCTTAGTTTTGTCGCCCTTAGCCTGCCGGTTGTCGCCGGACAGCTAAATATTGGCTTGGGTTATGGGCCGCAAGTAGGGGCTAATGTAGACAGACAAAACAATGCTGTTTTCGATATTAACTACACGTTTTTACAGCAACGATTTGGAGAGACTAAGCGCTGGGAGATTCTGCTAGGTGCTGGATATAGCCGTTTAACTACTGATGTAGACGTAAACAGCAAGGTTGATGTTTATTCAGTATTGCCAACCGTTCGCTACTATTTAGACAGTAGAGAAGGCTTTGACCCTTACTTAGGTTTTACCGCGGGCCCTTCAATAATGTCATCCAACAAGTTAGGTTATCAAGAACAGGGCTCTACATTTTTGTTCAACGATTTTATTACCTTTGGGGCCTACTTTGGCGAGAACAGAGATTGGGAGCTAAGCTTCTCTTGGCGCCACCTTTCTAATGCTGATTTACTGCCACCCAACCCCGGCTTTGATGTTCCCTTTAGCGTAAGTGTAGGCCGCAGGTTTTAG
- a CDS encoding LysR family transcriptional regulator, with protein MKTEDIKLFHFIVDSGNLTKASERLDLPKSNLSRRLKNLEDELTVDLFHRHQRTMTLSENGRQFYQRTKPLIFELETTIEEMTTESPELSGYLRIQLLPLPGNHKFEDIIFRFMALHPKVHIEIITSADERDLIEHNIDVAFRIGKRLDDSNLIARPLKTVPFGYYASPEYLAKQGGLPQTEQELTQHRFIISRLPNGKLAKQLPLSKGHSFEAKGRLVVNHEALLLHACLEHQGVSYVPAHITQQAVQQGQLVHLLPEMDALTTTGWLVYPTKASLSMAAKALIEFLFEGIEGLTLEDAN; from the coding sequence ATGAAAACGGAAGACATTAAGTTATTTCACTTTATTGTGGACTCTGGCAATTTAACTAAGGCTTCAGAACGGCTTGATCTGCCTAAATCTAACCTTAGTCGTCGGCTTAAAAATCTCGAAGATGAGTTAACCGTGGATCTGTTTCATCGGCATCAGCGAACCATGACCTTGTCTGAGAATGGTCGGCAATTTTACCAACGTACCAAACCTTTAATCTTCGAATTAGAAACAACCATTGAAGAGATGACTACCGAGTCGCCAGAACTGAGTGGCTACCTGCGTATTCAGCTTTTACCGCTGCCTGGCAACCATAAGTTTGAGGATATAATTTTTAGGTTTATGGCGCTGCACCCCAAGGTACATATTGAAATTATTACCAGTGCAGATGAGCGCGACCTCATTGAACACAACATTGATGTTGCCTTTAGAATTGGCAAGCGTTTAGACGATTCTAATCTGATTGCTCGGCCACTAAAAACGGTTCCCTTTGGTTACTATGCTAGCCCTGAATATTTAGCCAAGCAGGGTGGTTTGCCTCAAACCGAGCAAGAGCTTACTCAGCACCGCTTTATTATAAGCCGCTTACCGAACGGGAAGTTGGCTAAGCAACTGCCTTTATCTAAGGGTCATAGCTTTGAAGCAAAAGGCAGGCTGGTGGTTAATCATGAAGCGTTGTTGCTGCATGCATGTTTGGAGCACCAAGGTGTTTCATACGTACCTGCTCACATAACCCAACAAGCCGTTCAACAAGGGCAATTGGTTCACTTGTTACCAGAGATGGACGCACTAACCACAACGGGTTGGTTGGTGTACCCCACTAAAGCGAGTCTTTCTATGGCTGCCAAGGCGTTAATTGAATTCTTATTTGAGGGGATTGAAGGGCTAACTCTTGAGGATGCTAATTAA
- a CDS encoding XRE family transcriptional regulator has product MQTVVIAMAELNTQGFEFFGEDEQRFRMMLIERVEAYMVHNNITKSALADKAGIGKTAFYSKMDKAQGSQFTVSDLFRMGKVLDVSILQFFPVDEIDRQQGGQLAVPASVLKLMDEMMGMPTEDIELLHALMRTLQQHKRIDGVK; this is encoded by the coding sequence ATGCAAACGGTAGTGATAGCAATGGCCGAGTTAAATACCCAAGGTTTTGAGTTTTTTGGTGAAGACGAGCAACGTTTTAGAATGATGCTAATAGAGCGAGTAGAGGCCTACATGGTGCACAATAACATCACTAAAAGCGCTTTGGCCGACAAAGCCGGCATAGGTAAAACCGCCTTTTACAGTAAAATGGATAAAGCCCAAGGGAGCCAGTTTACGGTGTCTGACTTATTTAGAATGGGCAAAGTGTTAGACGTAAGTATTTTGCAGTTTTTCCCAGTAGACGAGATAGACAGGCAGCAAGGCGGGCAGTTAGCGGTGCCAGCCAGTGTATTAAAGCTAATGGATGAAATGATGGGCATGCCCACAGAAGATATAGAGTTACTGCATGCATTAATGAGAACTTTACAGCAGCATAAACGAATAGATGGCGTAAAGTGA
- a CDS encoding efflux RND transporter permease subunit yields the protein MNAALYSINHKVISWMVVILMLVGGAISFTGLGQLEQPEFTIKTALVITNYPGASAEQVEEEVTLQLEDALQKMSQIKHVSSINSAGLSQIEVEMSEQYNKATLPQVWDELRRKISDTQGLLPPGVQTPLVIDDFSDVYGYLVNITGEGYSYRELKNYSDLVRRELVLTPGVKKVSVVGAPQEQILIEISQQKLSALGLDPAYIYDLLQTQNVVSNAGKALVNGNRIRIHPTGEFVDESEMKDILVSPPSSDNLVYLGDIADIYRTTTETPSQIYHDNGNNALSMGMSYASGVNVVDISKLITAKLAELKTEMPIGMQINVIYDQGKMVEQSVSGFLTNLAQSIAIVIVVLLVFMGARSDLLMGAVLVITILGTFIVMNALNIQLQNISLGALIIALGMLVDNAIVVTEGIIIGLKQGLSRKQAAAKVVSQTQWPLLGATVIAIMAFAPIGLSSDATGEFCLSLFQVLLISLSISWITAITITPFFCYLLFKDGDQDSAEQEPYKGVIFSIYRSILNTAMRYRIITVLIVIAMLGSAMFGMSKVKNVFFAASTTPIFMVDIWLPEGTDILATEKFVGDIEKTLLAKKADSAHGIANITSVVGQGSQRFALPYQPEKAYPAYAQLLIEMDDLASLNVFLPWVEATLRQDFSEAEYRVKLIINGPSPAAKIEARFYGDDPQVLRQLADSAIAILRDEPTADNIRHDWRNQVMLVRPQIDLARAREIGISKQDLDAALLRHFNGEEIGVYRDGSHLLPIVARAPASERQANLNGLQIWSSKYSSFVPITQFVSNFDTEWEDPIIMRRDRKRLVTVLADPANNSAETADSLLRKVRHKVEAINLPEGYSLEWGGEYETSTEAQKGIGGSVPMGYLAMFLLTVLLFNSIRQPLVIWLTVPLSIIGVSFGLLALDAPLSFMAILGMLSLSGMIIKNSIVLVDQINIELKEGRAAYDAVYHSSVSRVRPVGMAALTTMLGMLPLMSDPFFQSMAVTIVFGLGFATVLTLVVLPVIYTLVFRIKVPKPIVT from the coding sequence ATGAATGCTGCGCTGTATAGTATCAACCACAAAGTCATTAGCTGGATGGTCGTGATACTGATGTTAGTGGGGGGCGCCATATCATTTACTGGTTTGGGCCAATTAGAACAACCAGAATTTACGATTAAAACCGCGCTCGTTATTACCAACTACCCAGGAGCAAGTGCAGAACAAGTAGAAGAAGAGGTAACGCTGCAATTAGAAGATGCGCTGCAAAAGATGTCGCAAATAAAACATGTGTCTTCAATTAACAGTGCGGGCTTGTCGCAAATCGAAGTTGAGATGAGCGAGCAATATAATAAAGCAACCTTGCCACAAGTATGGGATGAGCTCAGACGAAAAATTAGCGACACACAAGGCCTGCTGCCACCGGGAGTGCAAACGCCATTAGTCATTGATGACTTCTCAGACGTATATGGCTACTTAGTGAATATTACCGGCGAAGGTTATAGCTACCGTGAACTGAAAAACTACAGTGATTTAGTTCGACGCGAATTAGTGCTTACACCAGGGGTTAAAAAGGTGTCGGTTGTCGGCGCCCCTCAAGAACAAATACTGATAGAAATTAGCCAACAAAAGCTGAGTGCTTTGGGTCTCGATCCCGCTTACATATACGACTTACTGCAAACGCAAAATGTGGTATCTAATGCCGGTAAAGCGCTAGTAAACGGCAATAGAATTCGGATTCACCCTACTGGTGAATTTGTCGATGAATCTGAAATGAAAGACATTTTAGTCAGCCCTCCCAGTAGCGATAACTTAGTTTACTTGGGCGATATAGCAGACATATACCGTACCACCACCGAGACCCCAAGCCAGATTTACCACGATAACGGCAATAACGCTTTATCGATGGGGATGTCATACGCCTCGGGTGTAAATGTTGTTGATATATCGAAACTAATAACCGCCAAGCTTGCTGAGCTGAAAACTGAAATGCCAATAGGTATGCAGATTAATGTGATTTACGACCAAGGCAAAATGGTAGAGCAATCAGTCAGCGGCTTCTTAACCAATTTGGCGCAATCTATCGCCATTGTAATTGTAGTGTTACTGGTATTTATGGGCGCTAGATCTGACCTGCTCATGGGGGCCGTATTAGTTATTACTATTTTGGGCACCTTTATCGTAATGAACGCGCTCAACATTCAACTGCAAAACATCTCTTTAGGGGCGTTAATTATTGCCCTTGGTATGTTAGTTGATAATGCAATTGTGGTTACCGAAGGGATCATTATTGGGCTTAAACAAGGTTTAAGCCGTAAACAAGCAGCCGCCAAGGTGGTAAGCCAAACCCAATGGCCACTACTCGGTGCCACCGTCATTGCCATCATGGCGTTTGCCCCTATTGGGCTGTCGTCGGATGCTACTGGTGAATTCTGTTTATCGCTATTCCAAGTATTGCTTATATCGCTTTCTATTAGCTGGATTACCGCGATCACCATTACGCCGTTTTTCTGCTACTTGTTGTTTAAAGACGGCGATCAAGACAGTGCCGAGCAAGAACCTTACAAAGGCGTAATATTTAGCATTTATCGCAGCATTTTAAATACGGCGATGCGTTATCGGATCATCACCGTTTTGATTGTTATTGCCATGCTAGGCTCTGCCATGTTTGGCATGAGCAAGGTGAAAAATGTATTTTTTGCAGCCTCAACCACGCCTATTTTTATGGTGGATATCTGGTTACCCGAGGGGACCGATATTTTAGCCACAGAAAAATTTGTCGGTGACATTGAGAAAACACTGCTTGCTAAGAAAGCCGATTCGGCGCATGGCATTGCCAATATCACCTCGGTAGTAGGCCAAGGTTCACAGCGTTTCGCGCTGCCTTATCAGCCTGAAAAAGCCTATCCGGCTTATGCGCAGCTTTTGATAGAAATGGACGATTTAGCCAGCCTGAATGTGTTCTTGCCTTGGGTAGAAGCAACCTTACGCCAAGATTTCTCTGAGGCTGAATACCGCGTTAAATTGATTATTAATGGGCCCTCGCCAGCAGCCAAAATAGAAGCGCGCTTTTATGGTGACGACCCGCAAGTATTACGTCAGCTCGCCGATAGCGCGATAGCCATTCTTAGAGACGAGCCCACAGCCGATAACATTCGCCACGATTGGCGCAACCAAGTGATGCTAGTGCGACCGCAAATAGACTTAGCCCGAGCCCGTGAAATAGGCATCAGCAAGCAAGATCTTGATGCGGCATTACTACGACACTTTAACGGTGAAGAAATTGGCGTGTATCGTGATGGCTCACACTTGCTGCCTATTGTGGCGCGCGCTCCCGCTAGCGAACGCCAAGCTAACTTAAATGGCTTGCAGATATGGAGTTCAAAGTACTCAAGCTTTGTTCCGATTACCCAATTCGTATCTAATTTTGATACCGAGTGGGAAGATCCCATTATTATGCGCCGCGATAGAAAACGCTTAGTAACGGTGCTGGCTGACCCTGCCAATAACAGTGCAGAAACGGCGGATTCACTATTAAGAAAAGTGCGCCATAAAGTTGAAGCCATCAACTTACCAGAAGGCTATTCGCTGGAATGGGGTGGCGAGTACGAAACCTCAACCGAGGCGCAAAAAGGCATTGGCGGTTCTGTGCCGATGGGATATTTAGCCATGTTCCTGCTAACGGTGCTGCTATTTAACTCGATTAGGCAGCCGTTGGTGATTTGGCTAACGGTACCGCTATCCATTATTGGTGTGAGCTTTGGCTTGTTAGCGCTAGATGCCCCACTCAGCTTTATGGCCATTTTAGGCATGTTGAGTTTAAGCGGGATGATTATTAAAAACAGCATTGTACTGGTAGACCAGATAAACATTGAGCTAAAAGAAGGCCGAGCAGCTTACGATGCAGTTTACCACTCGTCAGTAAGCCGAGTTCGCCCGGTAGGTATGGCCGCACTTACTACCATGTTAGGTATGTTGCCGCTAATGTCTGATCCTTTCTTCCAATCAATGGCCGTTACCATTGTGTTTGGTTTAGGTTTTGCCACGGTATTAACGCTGGTAGTACTGCCGGTTATCTACACCTTAGTCTTTAGAATTAAAGTGCCTAAACCCATAGTGACCTAA
- a CDS encoding serine hydrolase domain-containing protein — MNNKKKLKTQLIAAITTVIIGTSNVSAAPSNQTPLNIDTWQQQRAQGLVNLPSITPNIMAVNAQNSFPLNHQMRNYDLHEIDSVARLINHPAVASIVVMNKQGDVMLEHYRDSDRSTIYSDQSSTKSMGYVLLSRALKAGQIQLDDKVESYLPDIGAGFRGRTVGDVANMAVNHSISELAAYTGDPQALEMFDNDERVIGLQRNDKRQTLREFASDIDAMGASNQWQGEIANYATINTNVLMLILEAATETPAAQLVRELMHDIGGEKTVFMGTDFEGVPMIGASMMSASLDFARYGRLLIEDTNAVKQDIKHAQKEGEVVPAELTNIESRYYKSAIMNDYGVGHSGWGGQLIWADPDSGTIIAINSRIASELPAPYEHFNKLYQAAYDIIDLLRKP; from the coding sequence ATGAACAACAAAAAGAAACTTAAAACACAACTCATAGCAGCAATCACTACAGTGATAATTGGCACTAGCAACGTAAGTGCCGCGCCTTCTAACCAAACCCCTTTAAACATTGATACCTGGCAGCAACAACGCGCCCAGGGCTTAGTTAATTTGCCATCTATTACCCCAAACATTATGGCAGTGAATGCGCAAAACAGTTTTCCTCTTAACCATCAAATGCGCAATTACGATTTACATGAAATTGACTCTGTAGCCCGCTTAATTAACCATCCAGCCGTGGCGAGCATTGTAGTCATGAACAAACAGGGCGACGTCATGTTAGAGCACTATCGAGATAGCGACCGCTCTACCATTTATTCTGACCAGTCATCAACTAAATCGATGGGTTATGTTCTGCTAAGCCGAGCGCTTAAAGCCGGTCAAATACAGTTAGATGACAAAGTAGAAAGCTACCTTCCCGATATTGGCGCTGGCTTTAGAGGCCGCACCGTGGGCGACGTAGCCAACATGGCGGTAAATCATAGTATCTCTGAGTTGGCCGCCTACACAGGCGACCCACAAGCCTTAGAGATGTTTGATAACGACGAACGTGTGATTGGTTTACAGCGTAACGATAAGCGCCAAACCCTGCGTGAATTTGCCTCTGACATTGATGCCATGGGCGCGAGTAACCAATGGCAAGGTGAAATAGCCAATTACGCCACCATTAATACCAATGTATTAATGCTGATTCTTGAAGCCGCGACTGAAACACCTGCCGCTCAATTGGTACGCGAGCTAATGCACGATATCGGCGGAGAAAAAACCGTGTTTATGGGTACCGATTTTGAAGGTGTACCGATGATTGGTGCCTCTATGATGAGTGCCAGCTTAGACTTTGCCCGCTACGGTCGTTTATTAATTGAAGATACAAACGCAGTAAAACAAGACATTAAACACGCACAAAAAGAGGGCGAAGTTGTTCCTGCCGAACTCACCAATATTGAATCTCGCTATTACAAATCGGCAATTATGAACGACTACGGAGTGGGCCATAGTGGTTGGGGCGGCCAGCTTATTTGGGCTGACCCAGATTCAGGCACCATTATCGCCATTAACAGCCGTATCGCCAGTGAGTTACCGGCACCTTATGAGCACTTCAATAAGCTCTATCAAGCGGCCTACGACATTATTGATTTACTACGCAAACCTTAA